A genomic stretch from Setaria viridis chromosome 1, Setaria_viridis_v4.0, whole genome shotgun sequence includes:
- the LOC117859605 gene encoding glycerophosphodiester phosphodiesterase GDPDL4 has protein sequence MGRGSRACSVLGSALLLLLVSLGSAAAQKGSTWKTLSGKAPVIIAKGGFSGLFPDSSDLAYQFVPIASSPDTALLCDVRLTKDGAGICLPNIKMDNCTFISDVFPQGKSTYNVNGVSTTGWFSVDFTSTDLQNVTLRQSIFSRPSYFDGSMQIVPVEAVLSVFKAPAVWLNVQHDSFYSQFKLSMRSYILSLSKQYIADYISSPEVNFLTSISGRVSKRTKLVFRFLDERSIEPSTNQTYGSMLKNLTFVKTFASGILVPKNYIWPVTPDNYLLSYTSVAADAHKAGLEIYAADFANDFTISYNYSYDPLAEYLYFIDNDAFSVDGVLTDFPITPSEAVGCFSNLNNSKTDHAKPLVISHNGASGDYPDCTDQAYQKAVDDGADVIDCPVQVTKDGIPICMSSIDLIDVTNVAKSEFASQTTTINDLKAGPGVFTFNLTWDDISKNLKPMISSPMNKYLLFRNPRNKNAGNFMRLSDFLAFAKDKDLSGIMITVENAAFMAEKLGFGVVDAVIKALDDSGYNKQTAQKVMIQSTNSSVLVKFKQETKYDLVYMIEESVRDAAPSSLADIKKFASAVSVNTQSIFPTTNQFLINQTNKLVPTLQSAGLSVYAYVLMNEFTSQPYDFFSDATAQINAYVQSAKVDGIITDFPGTAHRYKLNSCMGKNAPDFMRPAQPGGLISVMDQRAQPPAAAPMPLLTDSDVAEPPLPPVSNTTTASSPSHAALRMKTDVSILVTLLVLCASLLI, from the exons ATGGGGAGGGGCAGCCGCGCCTGCTCCGTCCTTGGCTCcgccctgctcctgctgctggtctcgctcggctccgccgccgcgcagaaGGGCTCCACCTGGAAGACCCTGAGTG GCAAGGCTCCAGTGATCATTGCTAAGGGCGGGTTCTCGGGCCTTTTCCCAGATTCCAGTGATCTTGCTTATCAGTTTGTTCCTATTGCTAGCTCTCCTGACACAGCCCTGCTGTGTGATGTTCGGTTGACCAAAGATGGTGCTGGAATCTGCCTTCCCAACATAAAGATGGACAACTGTACGTTCATATCTGATGTTTTCCCACAGGGTAAGAGCACTTACAATGTTAATGGTGTATCTACGACGGGGTGGTTCTCCGTGGACTTCACAAGCACTGATCTGCAAAACGTAACCT TGAGGCAATCGATCTTTTCCCGTCCATCTTACTTTGATGGTTCCATGCAAATAGTTCCTGTTGAAGCTGTTCTGTCCGTATTTAAGGCCCCTGCTGTTTGGTTAAATGTGCAG CATGACAGTTTCTACAGCCAGTTTAAGCTCAGCATGAGAAGCTATATCCTGTCTCTGTCAAAACAATACATTGCCGACTACATCTCATCGCCTGAAGTGAACTTCCTCACCAGCATATCTGGAAGAGTTAGCAAAAGGACAAAGCTTGTGTTCCGCTTTCTTGATGAACGCTCCATTGAGCCATCTACAAACCAGACATATGGTTCAATGTTGAAAAATCTGACTTTCGTCAAAACTTTTGCTTCTGGAATACTTGTCCCCAAAAACTATATTTGGCCTGTGACACCAGACAATTATCTGCTCTCCTATACATCAGTCGCTGCTGATGCTCATAAAGCAGGGCTAGAAATCTATGCTGCTGATTTTGCAAATGACTTTACTATCAGCTACAACTACAGCTATGATCCATTAGCAGAATACCTTTACTTCATTGATAATGATGCCTTCTCTGTTGATGGTGTATTGACTGATTTCCCTATCACTCCTTCAGAGGCAGTTG GCTGCTTTAGTAACCTGAACAACAGCAAGACAGATCATG CTAAGCCTCTAGTTATCTCTCATAATGGTGCCAGTGGTGACTACCCAGACTGCACTGATCAAGCTTATCAGAAGGCAGTTGATGATGGTGCAGATGTCATTGACTGTCCTGTTCAAGTGACCAAAGATGGCATACCAATATGCATGAGTTCAATTGACCTAATTGATGTTACTAATGTTGCAAAATCAGAATTTGCTTCGCAAACAACTACCATAAATGACCTGAAAGCTGGTCCTGGAGTCTTTACCTTCAACCTCACTTGGGATGATATTTCGAAGAACCTGAAGC CCATGATATCAAGCCCAATGAACAAATACCTACTATTCAGAAATCCAAGAAACAAGAATGCTGGGAATTTCATGAGGCTATCAGACTTTTTGGCCTTTGCAAAAGACAAGGATTTGTCGGGAATCATGATCACGGTAGAG AATGCTGCATTCATGGCAGAGAAACTTGGATTTGGTGTGGTAGATGCAGTGATCAAAGCCCTTGATGACTCTGGTTACAACAAACAGACCGCCCAGAAAGTTATGATTCAGTCAACCAACAGTTCGGTTCTAGTGAAGTTCAAGCAGGAAACCAAGTACGACCTTGTCTACATGATCGAAGAATCTGTCAGAGATGCTGCACCTTCCTCCCTTGCAGATATTAAGAAGTTTGCTAGCGCTGTTTCTGTCAACACCCAATCCATTTTCCCAACAACTAACCAATTCTTGATAAACCAGACCAACAAGCTTGTTCCCACCCTGCAATCTGCTGGCCTTTCAGTTTATGCTTATGTGCTCATGAATGAGTTCACTTCTCAACCATATGACTTCTTCTCGGACGCCACCGCACAGATCAATGCGTATGTGCAAAGTGCTAAGGTGGACGGAATCATCACTGATTTCCCTGGGACTGCTCACAGATACAAAT TGAACTCCTGCATGGGAAAGAATGCACCTGACTTTATGCGGCCTGCGCAGCCAGGGGGGCTCATTTCAGTCATGGACCAACGTGCTCAGCCGCCAGCGGCGGCTCCAATGCCACTCTTGACAGACTCTGACGTCGCAGAACCACCTCTACCTCCGgtcagcaacaccaccacagcTTCATCGCCTTCGCACGCTGCCCTCAGAATGAAGACCGATGTCTCCATTCTCGTCACGTTGCTGGTGCTGTGTGCTTCTCTCCTGATCTGA
- the LOC117859614 gene encoding uncharacterized protein isoform X1, giving the protein MTPAASTPATPTAVYVAAVPLRASKGPAQLLMSAGYTLGLWDLQHFMVVLRPDPARTQALVFDFQPRDPEDVGAALAVLSRSEIPGVVRRRTLRRVPDRRCWLVGHCCDGDAVGAADRFSERWPTGLVVGEHDCRDYTNGLVEVLTGEKRVLEALRSGGSTSISGAAPPWYG; this is encoded by the exons ATGACGCCTGCCGCAtcgacgccggcgacgcccaCGGCCGTGTACGTGGCGGCGGTGCCGCTGCGGGCGTCCAAGGGCCCCGCCCAGCTGCTGATGTCGGCGGGCTACACGCTGGGCCTGTGGGACCTGCAGCACTTCATGGTGGTCCTCCGGCCCGACCCGGCACGGACCCAGGCGCTGGTCTTCGATTTCCAGCCGCGGGACCCGGAGGACGTCGGCGCCGCGCTGGCGGTGCTGTCGCGGAGCGAGATACCCG GCGTGGTTCGGAGAAGAACGCTGCGGAGGGTCCCGGACCGGCGGTGCTGGCTCGTCGGGCACTGCTGCGACGGGGACGCCGTGGGCGCCGCCGACAGGTTCAGCGAGCGGTGGCCGACCGGCCTGGTCGTCGGGGAGCACGACTGCCGGGACTACACCAATG GGCTGGTCGAGGTCCTGACAGGTGAAAAACGTGTCCTGGAGGCGCTCAGATCCGGCGGCAGCACCAGCATCagcggggcggcgccgccgtggt
- the LOC117859614 gene encoding uncharacterized protein isoform X2 codes for MTPAASTPATPTAVYVAAVPLRASKGPAQLLMSAGYTLGLWDLQHFMVVLRPDPARTQALVFDFQPRDPEDVGAALAVLSRSEIPGVVRRRTLRRVPDRRCWLVGHCCDGDAVGAADRFSERWPTGLVVGEHDCRDYTNDG; via the exons ATGACGCCTGCCGCAtcgacgccggcgacgcccaCGGCCGTGTACGTGGCGGCGGTGCCGCTGCGGGCGTCCAAGGGCCCCGCCCAGCTGCTGATGTCGGCGGGCTACACGCTGGGCCTGTGGGACCTGCAGCACTTCATGGTGGTCCTCCGGCCCGACCCGGCACGGACCCAGGCGCTGGTCTTCGATTTCCAGCCGCGGGACCCGGAGGACGTCGGCGCCGCGCTGGCGGTGCTGTCGCGGAGCGAGATACCCG GCGTGGTTCGGAGAAGAACGCTGCGGAGGGTCCCGGACCGGCGGTGCTGGCTCGTCGGGCACTGCTGCGACGGGGACGCCGTGGGCGCCGCCGACAGGTTCAGCGAGCGGTGGCCGACCGGCCTGGTCGTCGGGGAGCACGACTGCCGGGACTACACCAATG